In Podospora pseudoanserina strain CBS 124.78 chromosome 5, whole genome shotgun sequence, a single window of DNA contains:
- a CDS encoding hypothetical protein (EggNog:ENOG503Q45R; COG:Q): MAVSQTLTQVVDLVSEHKVEITVAFVAVYFLSQIRTYFKLAHVPGPWFAGWSDIPHNWSIWNERAYQYYYDISERYGKIARIGPNSVLSSSPEVWIHVNTKPGYRRSDWYFKAVRVEYQRDNIFSQADTEKHDATRKKIAPGYSGRENLELEGSVDSRVVAFLDLIRRNYLSVDGGPVKKMDLAKKIQFFTMDVISLVAFGTTFGMLDRDSDINNFVKSSEDGLLIGNMFMSLNLAWLVQAPVIGKFLGPSPKDKTGFGAMMRETFRYIDERVKNAATDTRRDMLASFYRHGVRGDELRSEVLEQMVAGSDTTAGALRGIMLHVLGTPRVQKKLQEEIDAVHAKRTWGDGIVPHAVAKQMPYMQAVIREGLRIWPPVLNLLPKDVPAGGDTIVVDGKKVFLPGGTCIGVSTLAMHHDKELYGEDADVFRPERWLLETDQQKLAMMTRINDLTFGHGKWQCLGKPVAQMEINKMLFEWFRNFDWAVAKPSKPWRFTNAFGLFLINDFYVRVMERET, translated from the exons ATGGCTGTCAGCCAGACCTTGACTCAGGTCGTTGACCTTGTGTCTGAGCACAAGGTTGAGATCACTGTGGCTTTCGTTGCGGTTTATTTCTTGAGTCAAATCAGGACGTACTTCAAGTTGGCGCATGTGCCGGGCCCGTGGTTTGCGGGCTGGAGCGATATACCGCATAATTGGTCGATTTGGAATGAGAGGGCTTATCAGTATTATTATGATATTTCGGAACGATATG GCAAGATTGCACGCATCGGACCAAATTCTGTTCTTTCCTCGTCACCCGAAGTCTGGATCCATGTCAACACCAAACCTGGATATCGGAGGAGTGACTGGTACTTCAAGGCGGTGAGGGTCGAGTACCAGAGGGATAACATTTTCAGTCAGGCGGACACGGAGAAGCATGATGCTACCAGGAAGAAGATTGCACCTGGG TACTCCGGCCGGGAGAACCTCGAGTTAGAAGGGTCGGTCGACAGCCGTGTTGTTGCCTTCCTCGATCTCATCCGCAGAAACTACCTCTCTGTTGATGGCGGCCCtgtgaagaagatggacTTGGCAAAGAAGATTCAGTTCTTCACCATGGACGTCATTTCGCTCGTGGCGTTTGGGACCACATTTGGGATGCTGGATCGGGATAGCGATATCAATAACTTTGTCAAGAGCTCAGAGGATGGGTTGCTGATCGGGAACATGTTTATGTCGCTGAATCTGGCTTGGTTGGTGCAGGCGCCGGTGATTGGGAAGTTTTTGGGACCCAGCCCGAAGGATAAGACCGGTTTTGGCGCCATGATGAGGGAGACGTTCAGGTATATCGACGAGAGAGTGAAGAACGCGGCAACAGATACAAGGAGGGATATGTTGGCGAGCTTTTATCGGcatggggtgaggggggatgagtTGAGGAGTGAGGTTTTGGAGCAGA TGGTTGCTGGGTCTGACACCACCGCCGGTGCGTTGAGAGGCATCATGCTCCATGTTTTGGGTACGCCGAGGGTGCAAAAGAAACTGCAAGAGGAGATTGATGCCGTTCATGCCAAGAGAACTTGGGGTGATGGGATTGTTCCTCATGCTGTTGCGAAGCAGATGCCGTACATGCAGGCCGTCATCCGGGAAGGACTCAGAATCTGGCCACCTGTGTTGAACCTGCTGCCAAAGGATGTGCCTGCCGGCGGTGATACCATCGTGGTCGACGGGAAGAAGGTTTTCTTGCCCGGTGGGACTTGCATTGGTGTCTCGACACTGGCCATGCATCACGACAAGGAGCTCTACGGCGAAGATGCAGATGTTTTCCGGCCTGAAAGGTGGCTGCTGGAGACTGATCAACAGAAGCTGGCCATGATGACCAGGATCAACGACTTGACTTTCGGGCATGGAAAGTGGCAGTGCTTGGGCAAGCCCGTGGCTCAGATGGAGATCAACAAGATGTTGTTTGAG TGGTTCCGCAACTTCGACTGGGCCGTCGCTAAGCCCTCAAAACCGTGGAGGTTTACGAATGCCTTTGGCCTGTTCTTGATCAATGACTTCTATGTAAGAGTTATGGAGCGGGAGACTTGA